In Choloepus didactylus isolate mChoDid1 chromosome 6, mChoDid1.pri, whole genome shotgun sequence, one DNA window encodes the following:
- the MTNR1B gene encoding LOW QUALITY PROTEIN: melatonin receptor type 1B (The sequence of the model RefSeq protein was modified relative to this genomic sequence to represent the inferred CDS: inserted 2 bases in 1 codon) has product MGLGVIGFVFNISITSINHCCFVCHSVGHGQISQHWHTPTYTCLVWLPTVMALVPSFFSGSLEYDPLIYPCTFLQPARTQYTAAVVVVHFLLPFAVVSFCYLHIWVLVLQXHQKAKSESTLCLRPSDVRGSLTMFAVFVIFAICWAKLNCTGLVVAINPEEMASQVPERLFVTSCFLAYSNSCLTPSSMGS; this is encoded by the exons ATGGGCCTGGGTGTCATCGGCTTCGTCTTCAACATCAGCATCACTTCCATTAACCACTGTTGCTTCGTCTGTCACAGTGTGGGCCACGGCCAGATCTCCCAGCACTGGCACACCCCCACGTACACCTGCCTCGTCTGGCTTCCCACTGTCATGGCCTTGGTGCCCAGCTTCTTCTCAGGGTCCCTGGAGTATGACCCGCTCATCTACCCCTGCACCTTCCTCCAGCCGGCCAGGACCCAGTACACGGCGGCAGTGGTGGTTGTCCACTTCCTCCTCCCCTTCGCCGTTGTCTCCTTCTGTTACCTGCACATCTGGGTGCTGGTGCTCCA CCACCAGAAGGCCAAGTCAGAGAGCACGTTGTGCCTGAGGCCCAGTGATGTCCGGGGCTCTCTCACCATGTTTGCAGTGTTTGTGATCTTTGCCATATGCTGGGCCAAGCTGAACTGCACCGGCCTTGTTGTGGCCATCAACCCAGAAGAAATGGCTTCTCAGGTCCCAGAGAGACTCTTTGTCACTAGCTGTTTCCTGGCTTATTCCAACAGCTGCCTAACGCCATCATCTATGGGCTCCTGA
- the LOC119536135 gene encoding regucalcin-like, translating to MSLPRQYRTGRRPLARTDLCLTMSSIKIECVLRENCRCGESPVWEEVSNGLLFVDIPARKVCRWDSLTKQVQRVTVDAPVSSVALRQSGGYVATVGTKFCALNWEDKSAVVLATVDKDKKNNRFSDGKVDPSGRYFAVNRRSVYKLEKEEQIPDGMCIDTEGKPWVACYNGGRVIRLDPETGKRLQTVKLPVDKTTSCCFGGKDYSEMYVTCARDGIDPEGLLRQPEAGGIFKITGLGVKGIPPYPYAG from the exons ATGAGCCTGCCGCGGCAATACCGGACTGGGCGGAGGCCCCTCGCCCGCACAGATCTCTGCCTGACGATGTCTTCCATTAAGATTGAGTGTGTTTTGCGGGAGAACTGCCGGTGTGGTGAGTCTCCAGTGTGGGAAGAAGTGTCCAACGGTCTGCTCTTCGTAGATATTCCTGCCAGAAAGGTGTGCCGGTGGGATTCGCTTACCAAGCAAGTGCAGCGAGTGACCGTGGATGCCCCAGTCAGCTCTGTGGCCCTTCGCCAGTCGGGTGGCTATGTTGCCACAGTTGGAACAAAGTTCTGTGCTTTGAACTGGGAAGATAAGTCAGCAGTTGTTCTGGCCACAGTGGATAAAGATAAGAAGAACAATCGGTTCAGTGATGGGAAGGTGGATCCCTCTGGGAGATATTTTGCCG TGAACCGCAGAAGTGTTTACAAGctggagaaagaagaacaaatccCAGATGGAATGTGTATTGACACTGAGGGGAAGCCCTGGGTGGCCTGTTACAATGGAGGAAGAGTGATTCGTTTAGATCCTGAAACAGGGAAAAGACTCCAAACTGTGAAGTTGCCTGTTGATAAAACAACTTCATGCTGCTTCGGAGGGAAGGATTACTCTGAAATGTATGTGACCTGTGCGCGGGACGGAATTGATCCTGAGGGTCTCTTGAGGCAGCCTGAAGCTGGTGGAATTTTCAAGATAACTGGCCTGGGGGTCAAAGGAATTCCCCCCTATCCCTATGCAGGATAA